A genome region from Yoonia vestfoldensis includes the following:
- a CDS encoding peptidylprolyl isomerase yields MNIALFPDVVVNGETIPSAAIAAEAQNHEAPREKPGIAWRKAAQALTIRALLLQEAKRRGLTPDPLELAPNRFETEDEALIRALLDEALEIEPIAEDAVRAEWQKDTDRYRSAPLWDVSHILCACDPRDDAERAMAEARAVTLLARLDGDAKGFAAAARESDCGSKASAGHLGQLGPGDTVPEFEAALRGLPEGGISPAPVLSRHGWHIIRLNATAQGQVLPYETVRPRIAQALEKAAWARASRDFVETLATGAQITGASLAPI; encoded by the coding sequence ATGAACATCGCACTTTTCCCCGATGTCGTCGTGAACGGCGAAACCATCCCTTCGGCGGCCATCGCCGCCGAAGCCCAGAATCACGAAGCACCGCGCGAAAAGCCCGGCATCGCATGGCGCAAGGCCGCACAGGCTTTGACGATCCGCGCGCTGCTGTTGCAAGAGGCGAAGCGCCGGGGGCTGACGCCCGACCCGCTGGAACTGGCGCCAAACCGCTTCGAGACTGAGGACGAAGCCCTGATCCGTGCCCTTCTGGATGAAGCGCTGGAAATCGAGCCGATTGCCGAGGACGCGGTGCGTGCAGAATGGCAAAAGGACACCGACCGTTACAGATCCGCACCGCTCTGGGATGTCTCGCATATCCTGTGTGCCTGTGATCCGCGCGACGACGCCGAACGCGCCATGGCCGAGGCGCGTGCCGTTACCCTGCTGGCGCGGCTTGACGGTGATGCCAAGGGGTTTGCCGCCGCTGCCCGTGAAAGCGACTGCGGCTCCAAGGCTTCGGCTGGGCATCTGGGCCAGCTTGGCCCGGGCGACACCGTGCCGGAGTTCGAAGCGGCCCTGCGCGGCTTGCCCGAGGGCGGCATCAGTCCGGCGCCCGTTCTCTCGCGCCACGGCTGGCACATCATCCGCCTGAACGCGACTGCACAGGGTCAGGTCCTGCCCTATGAGACCGTCCGCCCCAGAATCGCGCAGGCCCTCGAAAAGGCGGCTTGGGCAAGGGCATCACGGGACTTCGTCGAAACCCTGGCCACCGGCGCACAGATCACCGGCGCAAGTCTTGCGCCGATCTGA
- a CDS encoding DUF2478 domain-containing protein — protein MKLAYTMAPGRGDTDLVLERLATDLAARGLRCCGTVQINSERCDAGPCDMDVRVLPDGAVLRISQDLGPQARGCRLDPATLETAVAMVETTLSSGADILIVNKFGKHEAEGRGFRNVIAEAIAMDIPVLVGLNELNRPAFETFSEGLAVQLPSDPEALMAWVDEVTVAADELV, from the coding sequence ATGAAACTTGCCTACACGATGGCGCCGGGGCGCGGCGATACCGACCTGGTTCTTGAACGGCTGGCAACCGACCTCGCGGCGCGCGGACTCAGATGTTGCGGCACTGTCCAGATCAACAGCGAGCGCTGTGATGCCGGCCCCTGCGACATGGATGTGCGGGTGCTGCCCGATGGTGCCGTTCTGCGCATCAGTCAAGATCTTGGTCCGCAGGCGCGGGGGTGCCGCCTCGACCCGGCCACGTTGGAAACGGCGGTCGCAATGGTTGAGACTACCCTGTCCTCCGGCGCGGATATCTTGATCGTCAACAAGTTCGGCAAACACGAGGCCGAGGGGCGCGGGTTCCGTAACGTGATCGCCGAGGCGATCGCGATGGATATCCCCGTTCTTGTCGGCTTGAATGAACTCAACCGACCGGCTTTCGAGACATTCTCGGAAGGGCTGGCAGTTCAGCTGCCGTCTGATCCCGAAGCACTGATGGCCTGGGTAGATGAGGTGACGGTCGCGGCGGACGAACTGGTCTGA
- a CDS encoding TrbI/VirB10 family protein — protein MTQAPDMQPPPRTEEDIAQELRLRPDPPRVMRLSRRAIALATAIGGLGLGAILIVALQNNRQEVNQTELFSTERIQAAEGLSALPRDYADVPRLGPPLPGELGRAILGAQDRGQPVPAPPLSGPLAPTVDPEEQRRLQELDAARLSALFAEAQTVPRSGRQATPTSPATGALFPSTLGSPTANDPVSNREAFLTRPGDTDTVSAQRMVPPLSPYILQAGTVIPAALVTGLRSDLPGQISAQVTSNVYDSPSGRYLLIPQGARLLGEYDSRIASGQSRLLLVWTRLILPDGRSIVLERAPGTDGTGASGLQDRVNYHWGRVFLAAGLATILNLGLESGADSEDDVARAIREAAQDTIGRTGDEIVRQQLAVPPTLTIRPGFPVRVMVTRDLILEPLGEVR, from the coding sequence ATGACACAAGCCCCTGATATGCAACCGCCGCCACGGACCGAGGAAGACATCGCTCAGGAGCTTCGCCTCAGGCCCGATCCGCCCCGCGTCATGCGCCTGTCCCGCCGGGCCATTGCCCTTGCCACCGCAATCGGCGGACTTGGCCTTGGCGCGATCCTGATCGTGGCCCTGCAGAACAACCGGCAGGAGGTCAACCAGACCGAGCTCTTTTCCACCGAACGCATTCAGGCGGCTGAAGGGCTGTCCGCACTGCCTCGGGATTACGCCGATGTCCCGCGTCTCGGTCCGCCCTTGCCCGGTGAGCTGGGCCGCGCCATCCTTGGGGCGCAAGATCGCGGCCAGCCGGTACCGGCACCGCCCCTTTCCGGTCCATTGGCCCCCACAGTCGATCCGGAGGAACAACGCCGCCTTCAGGAACTCGACGCCGCCCGGCTGAGCGCCCTTTTTGCCGAGGCGCAAACCGTGCCGCGCAGCGGAAGACAGGCCACACCGACCTCCCCCGCGACCGGCGCGCTCTTCCCCTCCACATTGGGCAGCCCTACGGCAAACGATCCGGTCTCAAACCGGGAGGCCTTCCTCACCCGTCCCGGAGACACGGACACCGTCAGTGCGCAGCGCATGGTGCCGCCACTCAGCCCCTACATCCTGCAGGCCGGAACCGTGATCCCGGCCGCCCTGGTCACCGGCCTGCGCTCCGACCTACCTGGCCAGATCTCGGCCCAGGTGACTTCGAATGTCTATGACAGCCCCTCAGGACGATACCTGCTGATCCCGCAAGGCGCGCGGCTTCTGGGAGAATATGACAGCCGCATCGCATCCGGGCAAAGCCGCCTGCTCCTCGTCTGGACCCGCCTCATCCTTCCGGATGGTCGCTCCATTGTGCTGGAACGCGCGCCCGGCACTGACGGAACAGGCGCGTCCGGCCTGCAGGACCGGGTCAACTACCATTGGGGTCGCGTCTTCCTCGCCGCTGGCCTCGCCACGATCCTGAACCTCGGCCTGGAAAGCGGGGCCGACAGCGAGGATGACGTCGCCCGCGCCATCCGCGAGGCCGCGCAGGACACGATCGGACGGACCGGGGACGAGATCGTCCGGCAACAGCTCGCCGTCCCGCCGACACTGACCATCCGACCGGGCTTCCCCGTCCGCGTCATGGTCACCCGCGACCTGATCCTTGAGCCCTTGGGAGAAGTGAGATGA
- a CDS encoding DUF2274 domain-containing protein yields the protein MTKLKLGPIHDDKPVKLTVELPADVHRDLCDYAAVLGQQTGQDLEPARLVAPMLARFMATDRGFAAARKTGSKANRKKADPSKPLDTDHG from the coding sequence ATGACGAAGCTGAAGCTTGGCCCGATCCATGACGACAAGCCGGTCAAGCTGACCGTGGAACTTCCCGCCGATGTGCACCGCGACCTTTGCGACTACGCGGCGGTCCTCGGCCAACAGACCGGACAGGACCTTGAGCCCGCCCGCCTCGTCGCCCCAATGCTTGCCCGCTTCATGGCCACGGACCGCGGGTTCGCTGCAGCGCGCAAAACGGGATCGAAGGCGAACCGCAAGAAAGCAGACCCATCGAAGCCTCTGGATACCGATCACGGCTAA
- a CDS encoding hemerythrin domain-containing protein: MQPSEPLLRGSGDKPTSPSLLANPLDFISEDHLRERQICAVIDGLASVDAFDRQAATTVLRFLNEELNVHLRDEAEDLFPLLARRCTEEDAIEGAIDRIRADQDEAKRLLPDVRVMLAGCLDRGGDLTAKERAFLSRFAGHVRRHLVAENAILLPIARARLTRSDLQTLSKQMRTRRGLPDLLETTDAD; the protein is encoded by the coding sequence ATGCAACCGTCAGAGCCTCTGCTGCGCGGGAGCGGTGATAAACCGACAAGCCCGAGCCTGCTTGCAAATCCTCTGGATTTCATCAGTGAAGATCACCTGCGCGAACGTCAGATTTGCGCAGTGATCGACGGGCTGGCATCGGTGGACGCTTTTGATCGCCAGGCAGCGACAACTGTCCTGCGCTTTCTGAACGAAGAATTGAACGTCCACCTGCGTGACGAGGCAGAGGACCTGTTCCCGCTTCTTGCCCGGCGCTGCACCGAGGAGGATGCGATCGAGGGTGCGATCGACCGGATCAGGGCTGATCAGGATGAGGCAAAGCGCCTGCTGCCGGACGTGCGTGTGATGCTGGCTGGTTGCCTCGACAGGGGGGGCGATCTGACCGCCAAGGAGCGCGCATTTTTGTCGCGCTTCGCGGGGCATGTGCGCCGCCACCTTGTTGCTGAAAACGCGATCCTCTTGCCGATTGCCCGCGCCCGGCTGACCCGGTCCGACCTGCAGACCCTGTCGAAACAAATGCGAACGCGGCGCGGGCTGCCCGACCTTTTGGAGACGACCGATGCTGACTGA
- the trbF gene encoding conjugal transfer protein TrbF, with product MFRRPSVRYGTTPEPVTPYQKAAQVWDERIGSARVQARNWRIMALGCLALSAGLSAALAWQSTRSSVVPYVVEVDNLGAAQAVAPALAEYRPTDPQIAWHLARFVEHVRQVPADPIVLRQNWLRAYDFATDRGAVALNDHARVNDPFAQVGDTQISIEVSSVIRASESSFRVAWIERRYENGQLATTERWTAILTVVIQPQRDAERLRANPLGVYVHAINWSRENAQ from the coding sequence ATGTTCCGACGCCCCAGTGTCCGCTACGGCACCACGCCCGAGCCTGTCACCCCCTACCAGAAGGCTGCCCAGGTCTGGGACGAGCGCATCGGCTCGGCCCGCGTTCAGGCCCGCAACTGGCGCATTATGGCACTCGGTTGCCTCGCCCTGTCCGCCGGGCTCAGCGCGGCGCTCGCCTGGCAATCGACACGCAGCAGCGTCGTCCCCTACGTGGTCGAGGTCGACAACCTCGGTGCGGCACAGGCCGTCGCCCCGGCGCTCGCCGAGTATCGTCCGACCGATCCGCAGATCGCCTGGCATCTTGCCCGCTTCGTCGAGCATGTCCGGCAGGTCCCGGCCGACCCGATCGTGCTGCGCCAGAACTGGCTGCGCGCCTACGATTTCGCCACGGATCGCGGCGCTGTCGCGCTAAACGACCATGCCCGGGTGAACGATCCCTTCGCGCAGGTCGGCGACACGCAGATTTCCATCGAGGTCTCGAGTGTCATCCGTGCATCAGAGTCGAGCTTCCGCGTCGCCTGGATCGAGCGGCGCTACGAAAACGGTCAGCTCGCCACCACCGAACGCTGGACCGCCATCCTGACCGTCGTGATCCAGCCCCAGCGCGATGCAGAGCGCCTGCGGGCAAACCCGCTCGGCGTCTATGTCCATGCCATCAACTGGTCGAGGGAGAATGCCCAATGA
- the narH gene encoding nitrate reductase subunit beta, with the protein MRVRAQIGKVLNLDKCIGCHTCSVTCKNVWTTREGVEYAWFNNVETKPGTGYPTDWENQKRWNGGWTRSASGKLHPKQGSKWRILANIFANPSMPEIDDYYEPFDFDYDHLKSAPDMDHFPTARPRSKITGERMEKIEKGPNWEEILGGEFAKRSEDYNFESVQKEIYGEYENTFMMYLPRLCEHCLNPTCSASCPSGAIYKREEDGIVLIDQEKCRGWRMCISGCPYKKIYYNWESGKSEKCTFCYPRIESGQPTVCSETCVGRIRYLGVILYDADKIEAAASAERETDLYGAQLDVFLDPNDPEVIAAARRDGVPEDWIESAKVSPIWKMAMDWKVAFPLHPEYRTLPMVWYIPPLSPIQNAAQAGQIAMSDQMPDVRSLRIPVQYLANMLTAGDEEPIVHALERMSAMRLYMRALSVDGVRDEGIAARVGMSGRMIEDMYKIMAIADYEDRFAIPTAHREQNEEGAELRGGCGFTDGNGCSTGETGKTTMFGGKKKQFALPTETF; encoded by the coding sequence ATGAGAGTTCGCGCACAAATCGGCAAGGTCCTGAACCTTGATAAATGTATCGGGTGTCACACCTGTTCAGTCACCTGCAAGAACGTGTGGACGACGCGCGAAGGCGTTGAATACGCATGGTTCAACAACGTCGAGACCAAGCCCGGCACCGGCTATCCGACCGACTGGGAAAACCAGAAGCGTTGGAACGGTGGCTGGACACGGTCGGCCAGCGGCAAGCTGCATCCCAAACAGGGGTCAAAGTGGCGGATCCTCGCGAACATCTTTGCCAACCCGTCAATGCCCGAAATCGACGACTACTACGAGCCATTCGATTTCGACTACGACCACCTGAAATCCGCGCCCGACATGGACCATTTCCCCACCGCGCGCCCCCGGTCGAAGATCACCGGCGAGCGCATGGAGAAGATCGAGAAGGGGCCGAATTGGGAGGAAATCCTCGGCGGCGAATTCGCCAAGCGGTCTGAGGACTACAACTTCGAGAGCGTGCAGAAGGAGATCTATGGAGAGTATGAAAATACCTTCATGATGTATCTGCCGCGCCTGTGCGAGCATTGTCTGAACCCCACCTGTTCGGCCTCTTGCCCCTCGGGCGCGATCTACAAGCGCGAAGAAGACGGCATTGTCCTGATCGATCAGGAAAAATGTCGCGGCTGGCGGATGTGCATTTCGGGCTGTCCCTACAAGAAGATCTACTACAACTGGGAAAGCGGCAAATCCGAGAAGTGCACCTTCTGCTATCCGCGCATCGAGTCCGGCCAGCCGACGGTCTGCTCGGAAACCTGCGTGGGCCGTATCCGCTATCTGGGCGTTATCCTCTATGACGCGGACAAGATCGAAGCGGCGGCTAGCGCCGAACGCGAGACCGATCTCTACGGCGCGCAACTGGATGTGTTTCTCGACCCCAACGACCCCGAGGTGATCGCCGCCGCCCGCCGTGACGGCGTGCCAGAAGACTGGATCGAATCCGCCAAGGTCAGCCCGATCTGGAAGATGGCGATGGACTGGAAGGTCGCCTTCCCGCTGCACCCCGAATACCGGACGCTGCCGATGGTCTGGTACATCCCGCCGCTGTCGCCGATCCAGAACGCCGCCCAAGCCGGGCAGATCGCGATGAGCGACCAGATGCCCGACGTGCGCAGCTTGCGTATTCCGGTCCAATACCTCGCCAACATGCTGACGGCGGGGGACGAAGAACCGATCGTGCATGCGCTGGAACGGATGTCTGCCATGCGGCTTTACATGCGTGCCCTGAGCGTGGACGGCGTGCGTGATGAAGGCATCGCCGCCCGTGTGGGCATGTCGGGCCGGATGATCGAGGACATGTATAAAATCATGGCCATCGCCGATTACGAGGATCGCTTCGCCATTCCCACGGCGCACCGCGAACAAAACGAAGAAGGCGCGGAACTGCGCGGGGGTTGCGGGTTTACCGATGGCAACGGCTGTTCCACCGGCGAAACCGGCAAGACCACCATGTTCGGCGGCAAGAAAAAGCAATTTGCCCTACCAACGGAGACATTCTGA
- the narJ gene encoding nitrate reductase molybdenum cofactor assembly chaperone codes for MLDLTFKSLSLLLSYPTKELQAAMPEIRAALAADPRVPAATGQGLDKLTDWLATGDIYDVQESYVMLFDRSRTLSLNLFEHVHGESRDRGGAMVSLLETYRDGGFDPVTSELPDHLPVLLEFLSTRPFAEAQDILADASHIFDAIRTRLDKRESRYGPVFAALMHLSGTTVDAAAVAEMLAQPEDDPTDLAALDAIWEETEVTFGPDPNAGCPQVRDMLAGMDTPTTNTLNRSA; via the coding sequence ATGCTGGACCTGACTTTCAAGTCGCTTTCGCTGCTGCTCAGCTATCCCACAAAGGAATTGCAGGCCGCGATGCCCGAAATCCGTGCCGCATTGGCGGCCGACCCCCGTGTTCCCGCAGCGACGGGGCAGGGCTTGGACAAATTGACAGACTGGCTTGCCACCGGCGACATCTATGACGTGCAGGAATCCTATGTCATGTTGTTCGATCGGTCGCGCACATTGTCGCTGAACCTGTTCGAACATGTTCACGGTGAAAGCCGTGACAGGGGCGGTGCAATGGTCAGCCTGCTGGAAACCTATCGTGATGGCGGGTTCGATCCTGTCACCAGTGAATTGCCCGACCACCTGCCGGTTCTGCTGGAATTCCTGTCCACCCGTCCCTTTGCCGAAGCACAGGACATTCTGGCGGATGCGTCACATATCTTTGACGCAATCCGCACACGTCTGGACAAGCGCGAAAGCCGATATGGCCCCGTCTTTGCGGCCTTGATGCATCTGTCGGGAACAACCGTTGACGCGGCTGCCGTGGCTGAAATGCTGGCGCAACCCGAAGATGACCCGACCGACCTCGCGGCGCTGGATGCGATCTGGGAAGAAACCGAGGTGACATTCGGTCCCGATCCCAACGCCGGATGCCCGCAGGTCCGCGACATGCTGGCAGGCATGGACACACCGACCACCAACACCCTGAACAGGAGCGCATGA
- the glp gene encoding gephyrin-like molybdotransferase Glp, whose product MTIHQAIASPGCGCDSQDMLHPLISIDEALARIAAHTVPVGRTEALSLDHVFGRILAQPVRSRSMAPAFDNAAMDGYAIATSALAGAGPWVLPVVVRVPAGQAVTTPVAGAVAARIFTGAPIPEGADAVVMQEDVLRDGDVIHLSRRPEPGKNIRRAGSDMAKGTTVLDKGRRLGPREIAACAAAGAGILRVRRRLRVALLVTGDEVRRAGGAREAAQIWDVNTPMLTASLATADVDIVASAQGADNLAGLVRQLGEMAAQADLVITTGGISVGEEDHVKPAFMALGGEILFSGVAIKPGKPVSVGRIGKAHWLGLPGNPVSAFVTGQVFGLALIRALSGEGPIPTRRHVVTASPIRRKPGRCELRPARLAGFDAQGREIVRFEDATHSARVGLLSGADGLMFLPADADCLPAGALVVFQPFCQS is encoded by the coding sequence ATGACCATCCATCAAGCCATCGCGTCACCCGGCTGCGGCTGTGACAGTCAGGACATGCTTCACCCGCTGATCAGCATCGATGAGGCGCTTGCCCGGATTGCGGCGCATACTGTACCGGTCGGCCGGACTGAAGCCCTGTCGCTCGACCACGTCTTTGGCCGCATTCTCGCTCAGCCGGTCCGGTCCCGGTCCATGGCGCCTGCTTTCGACAATGCGGCGATGGATGGCTATGCAATCGCGACATCGGCCCTGGCTGGCGCTGGACCCTGGGTATTGCCAGTCGTTGTGCGCGTGCCTGCCGGGCAGGCGGTGACGACGCCGGTTGCTGGAGCAGTGGCGGCCCGGATTTTTACGGGCGCACCAATCCCGGAAGGCGCTGACGCGGTCGTCATGCAGGAGGACGTCCTGCGTGACGGGGACGTCATTCATCTGTCGCGCCGACCTGAACCGGGTAAGAACATCCGCCGCGCGGGCAGTGACATGGCCAAGGGGACGACCGTACTGGACAAGGGCCGCAGGCTCGGCCCGAGGGAGATCGCCGCCTGCGCCGCCGCCGGTGCAGGCATCTTACGGGTCAGGCGCAGGCTGCGCGTGGCGCTTCTGGTTACCGGCGACGAGGTCCGCCGCGCCGGGGGCGCACGCGAAGCCGCTCAGATCTGGGACGTGAACACACCGATGCTGACGGCAAGCCTCGCAACTGCTGATGTCGACATCGTCGCCTCGGCCCAGGGTGCCGACAACCTTGCCGGCCTTGTCCGTCAATTGGGCGAGATGGCGGCGCAGGCCGACCTTGTCATCACCACGGGCGGTATCTCGGTCGGCGAGGAAGATCATGTGAAACCCGCCTTCATGGCTCTCGGGGGCGAGATCCTCTTCAGCGGCGTCGCGATCAAACCGGGCAAGCCGGTGTCAGTCGGGCGCATTGGCAAGGCGCACTGGCTCGGATTGCCCGGCAACCCGGTATCGGCATTCGTCACAGGGCAGGTCTTCGGACTGGCGCTGATCCGTGCCCTGAGCGGCGAGGGACCCATCCCGACCCGGCGCCATGTCGTGACCGCAAGCCCAATCCGCCGCAAGCCCGGGCGCTGCGAACTGCGACCCGCCAGGCTGGCCGGTTTCGATGCCCAAGGTCGCGAGATCGTCCGTTTCGAGGATGCCACCCATTCGGCCCGTGTCGGGCTGCTTTCCGGTGCCGACGGGCTGATGTTTCTGCCCGCCGATGCCGATTGCCTGCCAGCCGGTGCGCTGGTCGTATTCCAACCTTTCTGTCAATCCTGA
- a CDS encoding carbonic anhydrase, with protein MLTDLLARNLAWSQQRHAEEPDYFTRLAALQAPEFFWIGCSDSRVPANVVAGLDPGEVFVHRNVANIIHSSDMNLLSALEFAVDALHVREIIVCGHYGCGGVKAATEDLPHGLADHWLEPIRRLARAYAVDLGREPDFEAQRDRLAELNVVEGVRRVCETPILQRAWARGAVVRVHGLIYGLRDGRLRDLDCSIGPGHFQAAQSTQEASQ; from the coding sequence ATGCTGACTGATCTTCTGGCCCGCAACCTGGCTTGGTCGCAACAACGCCATGCCGAAGAACCTGACTATTTCACCCGCCTTGCCGCCCTTCAGGCGCCCGAGTTTTTCTGGATCGGCTGTTCGGACAGCCGGGTTCCGGCCAACGTGGTCGCGGGGCTCGATCCGGGCGAGGTCTTCGTCCATCGGAACGTCGCCAACATCATTCATTCCTCGGACATGAACCTGCTGTCGGCGCTCGAATTTGCCGTCGATGCGTTGCATGTGCGCGAGATCATCGTTTGCGGCCACTACGGCTGCGGTGGGGTCAAGGCCGCGACCGAGGATCTGCCCCATGGTCTGGCCGATCACTGGCTGGAACCGATCCGGCGCCTGGCCCGCGCCTACGCGGTCGATCTGGGGCGCGAACCCGACTTTGAGGCACAACGCGACCGGCTGGCCGAACTCAATGTGGTCGAGGGCGTGCGGCGCGTCTGCGAAACGCCGATCCTGCAACGCGCATGGGCGCGCGGTGCTGTCGTTCGCGTGCACGGCCTGATTTACGGGCTCAGGGACGGGCGTCTGCGAGATCTCGATTGCAGCATCGGGCCCGGGCATTTCCAGGCCGCCCAATCCACACAGGAGGCATCACAATGA
- the trbG gene encoding P-type conjugative transfer protein TrbG has translation MRRHRPIPVLLLAATALTACTGQRPPEIAYDDQVPALAPPPAPPPAEGPPRPVHTPPAWTPSRGGNPVADTPEARIIAANAAARVEPRQQGYYNAMQVFPWSEGALYQIYAAPGQITNIALEPGERLTGPGPIAAGDTARWIIGDTTSGAGRTERVHILVKPTRPDITSNLVVNTDRRTYHIELRANEEAWMPSVAWAYPEVRATPRTPTIRRPAIPPEAERHYRYGLQGDAPPWRPVSVFDDGRRVYVVFPPGIAQGEMPPLFVIGADGRSQIVNTRVLGNVLIVDRLFGAAELRLGERRQQVVRIVRTDGDQRPPRTPQPEAAQ, from the coding sequence ATGAGACGACATCGCCCCATCCCCGTTCTTCTTCTCGCAGCCACGGCGCTGACCGCCTGCACGGGGCAGCGCCCGCCCGAAATCGCCTATGACGACCAGGTCCCGGCCCTTGCTCCGCCGCCGGCACCACCCCCGGCCGAAGGACCGCCCCGCCCGGTTCACACGCCGCCAGCCTGGACGCCTTCCCGCGGCGGCAATCCGGTAGCGGACACGCCCGAGGCGCGCATCATCGCCGCCAATGCCGCAGCCCGGGTCGAGCCCCGCCAGCAGGGCTATTACAACGCCATGCAGGTTTTCCCATGGAGCGAAGGCGCGCTCTACCAGATCTATGCAGCACCCGGGCAGATCACCAATATCGCGCTCGAACCCGGTGAACGCCTGACCGGACCCGGCCCGATCGCGGCCGGCGACACCGCGCGCTGGATCATCGGCGACACCACCAGCGGCGCAGGCCGCACCGAGCGCGTCCATATCCTCGTGAAACCCACCCGCCCCGACATCACCAGCAATCTCGTCGTGAACACGGACCGGCGCACCTATCACATCGAGTTGCGTGCAAATGAAGAGGCCTGGATGCCCAGCGTCGCATGGGCCTATCCGGAGGTGCGAGCCACGCCCCGCACCCCGACAATTCGCCGTCCAGCGATCCCGCCCGAGGCCGAGCGGCACTACCGTTACGGCTTGCAGGGCGACGCCCCGCCCTGGCGGCCGGTCTCGGTCTTCGACGACGGGCGCCGTGTCTATGTCGTGTTCCCGCCCGGCATCGCCCAGGGTGAAATGCCCCCGCTCTTCGTGATCGGCGCGGATGGGCGCAGCCAGATCGTCAACACCCGCGTTCTCGGCAACGTGCTGATCGTGGACCGCCTGTTCGGGGCCGCAGAACTGCGTCTCGGCGAAAGACGACAGCAGGTCGTGCGGATCGTGCGGACAGATGGCGACCAGCGCCCGCCACGCACGCCCCAGCCGGAGGCGGCGCAATGA
- the narI gene encoding respiratory nitrate reductase subunit gamma, producing the protein MFGNFDINFVIFGVMPYVALTVFLVGSIARYERDPFTWKSASSQLLRRKQLIWGSILFHVGILTVFFGHLVGLFTPVWVLDAIGIPYGLKQWMAVLIGGPAGIAALIGSTMLIHRRLADPRIRVTSTFPDILIMVLIWLQLAIGLLTITQTLQHMDGSEMVRFMTWSQSVVTWNINAWVTVVDVHWLYKLHIFLGLIITMLFPFTRLVHIWSGFAAPFRYLLTRSGYQIVRSRRRRPLEERRAAYDARQGKTGPETTTPAE; encoded by the coding sequence ATGTTCGGCAATTTCGATATCAATTTCGTGATCTTTGGCGTCATGCCTTATGTCGCGCTGACGGTGTTCCTTGTGGGGTCTATCGCCCGCTATGAACGTGATCCTTTCACCTGGAAAAGCGCGTCCAGCCAGCTATTGCGGCGCAAGCAGCTGATCTGGGGGTCGATCCTGTTCCACGTCGGTATTCTGACGGTGTTCTTTGGCCATCTGGTCGGTCTGTTCACACCTGTCTGGGTGCTGGATGCCATAGGTATTCCCTATGGGCTGAAGCAGTGGATGGCCGTCTTGATCGGGGGGCCTGCCGGCATCGCCGCACTCATCGGCTCGACGATGCTGATCCATCGCCGTCTCGCAGATCCGCGCATCCGTGTGACATCGACCTTTCCGGATATTCTGATCATGGTCCTGATCTGGCTCCAGCTGGCCATCGGCCTGCTGACGATCACGCAGACCCTTCAGCACATGGACGGGTCGGAAATGGTCCGCTTCATGACCTGGTCGCAAAGCGTTGTAACCTGGAACATCAATGCTTGGGTCACCGTGGTCGACGTCCATTGGCTTTACAAGCTGCACATCTTCCTTGGCCTGATCATCACGATGCTGTTTCCGTTCACGCGGTTGGTGCATATCTGGTCGGGTTTTGCGGCCCCGTTCCGCTACCTGCTGACGCGGTCCGGATACCAGATCGTGCGCTCGCGCCGGCGCCGCCCGCTGGAAGAACGCCGCGCTGCGTATGATGCACGGCAAGGTAAAACCGGCCCTGAAACCACCACACCAGCGGAGTAG